The following proteins are encoded in a genomic region of Penaeus chinensis breed Huanghai No. 1 chromosome 10, ASM1920278v2, whole genome shotgun sequence:
- the LOC125029721 gene encoding uncharacterized protein LOC125029721 isoform X4, which translates to MPLGASDPLSSSPVGGFFTVPRVYTRKLTEDEIRTLAECGEGPDDDLGAGSWQVRWSRWDGPESTRTVDFSNVPDTLLTPLNYEAYEFHNLTPSALFGNIPAEAICSPQPNSKYMLVRADRIAYPPAERLCSVYGGRLPETFDEPMVTHMKQVMITLPDLMLFTWIKSNGNKTCRSLGIQARKDVALDMSIGCGHTSQQLLCQVPWSSYVELRHSGPAGYNDRFFLLTRGTKPIFLSQDGRQIVSDGTSGIELKLLDSAGEVLATARTARRFHPMGRHAWRDAATNATRTMVLSACGQTEFTCDDGWCVPLSTRCDGANDCGDDSDEACSVLLPLPPTYRADRPPLPRTPLSLLVRLVRVHDVDVANNLLTAWLQLETRWRDERVLLSQLSNEVMDNILPQPDKVWSPMYDLDNAVFQDKVAYRRRENIFVTTSAIKITEGKIDCIRGYEGYVYNASVEAELQRREDFMASYICNFDLSLFPFDVHECHVNISVMNRGSFYASFDPQDIKIISSASSLTLFEASELRYRYGDTTENITAISLRILLRRQYGAYLFTTFLPCWILGVIGFGTLYFKRQDFSDRIGVTLSCLIVIAALFSQITFTIPQSSSPKVIDVYFFYFIVRLFITFAHHGIFAFLRGAKVRKIADREDSGAEDPPRVTRNHPHVGEDFEKEKFDVLASDGEPHLQRSPIATKMTRKKTWRKCSCCLRMPSCVTHRVWSSEMPSCAQAFNVAGIVWCIAIDLACMTLLFCWIYSARQGAARSFEENRL; encoded by the exons ATACGGACCCTAGCTGAGTGCGGCGAAGGCCCCGACGATGACCTGGGCGCGGGGTCATGGCAGGTCAGGTGGTCGCGATGGGACGGCCCTGAAAGCACTCGCACTGTAGATTTCAGCAACGTACCCGACACACTCCTCACACCCTTGAATTACGAAGCTTATGAATTCCACAACCTGACACC GTCAGCCTTGTTTGGGAACATCCCCGCCGAGGCCATATGCTCCCCTCAGCCCAACTCCAAGTACATGCTGGTGCGCGCCGACCGGATCGCCTACCCGCCGGCGGAGAGGCTCTGCTCGGTGTACGGCGGGCGACTGCCGGAGACTTTCGACGAGCCCATGGTGACGCATATGAAGCAG GTTATGATTACCTTGCCTGACCTGATGCTGTTTACGTGGATTAAATCGAACGGGAACAAGACGTGCAGGTCGCTGGGCATCCAAGCCAGGAAGGACGTTGCTCTCGACATGTCCATTGGCTGCGGACACACGTCTCAACAGCTGCTTTGCCAG GTACCCTGGTCATCATACGTGGAGCTCCGGCACAGCGGTCCAGCCGGATATAACGACCGCTTCTTCCTGCTCACTCGCGGAACAAAGCCGATATTCCTCTCGCAAGATGGGCGTCAGATTGTGAGCGACGGAACGAGCGGGATCGAACTCAAGCTCTTGGACAGCGCCGGCGAGGTCTTGGCCACCGCGAGGACCGCCCGGAGGTTCCACCCGATGGGCCGCCATGCCTGGAGGGACGCGGCCACCAACGCGACAAGGACCATGGTTCTCTCGGCGTGCGGCCAG ACGGAATTCACGTGCGACGACGGCTGGTGCGTCCCCCTGTCCACCCGCTGCGACGGCGCCAACGACTGCGGCGACGACTCCGACGAGGCTTGCTCCGTGCTGCTGCCTCTTCCTCCGACGTATCGCGCCGACCGGCCTCCGCTCCCACGCACACCGCTGTCTCTGCTCGTCCGTCTGGTCAGAGTGCATGATGTGGATGTGGCTAACAACCTTCTCACCGCTTGGCTACAG CTGGAAACCAGGTGGAGAGACGAGCGGGTTCTCCTCTCCCAGCTGAGCAACGAGGTCATGGATAATATCCTTCCACAGCCGGATAAAGTCTGGAGTCCCATGTACGACCTGGATAATGCTGTGTTCCAGGATAAAGTGGCCTATAGACGCCGTGAGAACATTTTCGTCACTACCAGTGCCATTAAGATAACCGAGGGGAAAATCGACTGTATTAGGGGTTACGAag GGTACGTTTATAATGCAAGTGTGGAAGCCGAGTTGCAAAGGCGTGAGGATTTCATGGCTTCCTACATCTGCAACTTCGacctctctctgttccctttcgACGTGCACGAGTGTCATGTCAATATCTCGGTCATGAATCGCGGTTCTTTCTACGCCAGCTTCGATCCTCAG GACATCAAGATCATTTCGTCAGCATCTTCTCTGACGTTATTCGAAGCGTCAGAACTGCGATACCGCTATGGCGACACCACGGAGAACATCACCGCAATAAGTCTAAGG ATTCTGCTGAGACGTCAGTACGGAGCCTACCTCTTCACCACCTTCCTGCCGTGCTGGATCCTTGGCGTCATCGGCTTCGGGACCCTTTACTTCAAGAGACAAGACTTCAG TGACCGGATTGGCGTGACTCTCTCCTGCCTGATCGTCATCGCTGCCCTCTTCTCTCAAATCACCTTCACGATCCCGCAGTCATCCTCCCCGAAGGTCATCGAcgtctacttcttctacttcatcgTCCGCCTCTTCATCACCTTCGCCCACCACGGCATCTTCGCCTTCCTCCGCGGCGCCAAAGTCCGGAAAATCGCCGACCGTGAAGACAGCGGCGCGGAGGACCCGCCTCGCGTCACGAGGAACCACCCTCACGTCGGAGAGGACTTCGAAAAGGAGAAGTTCGACGTCCTGGCGAGCGACGGAGAGCCTCATTTACAACGAAGTCCTATAGCAACGAAAATGACTCGGAAAAAAACTTGGAGAAAGTGTTCTTGTTGTCTCCGAATGCCGTCGTGCGTAACGCATCGGGTTTGGTCGTCCGAGATGCCGTCGTGCGCTCAGGCCTTCAACGTCGCGGGCATCGTCTGGTGCATCGCCATTGATCTAGCTTGTATGACCCTTTTATTTTGCTGGATTTACAGTGCTCGCCAAGGAGCCGCGCGCAGCTTTGAAGAGAATCGACTGTAA